Proteins from a genomic interval of Betta splendens chromosome 10, fBetSpl5.4, whole genome shotgun sequence:
- the enox2 gene encoding ecto-NOX disulfide-thiol exchanger 2 isoform X3 yields the protein MTMDSNSITMPMSDPNAWATAMNNLGMPPMGLTGQPLMPDFDPSLGMMAGITPINPMMPGLGMVPAPLSQDLPVVKEIIHCKSCTLFPPNPNLPPPATRDRPPGCKTVFVGGLPENATEQLIMEVFGQCGDITAIRKSKKNFCHIRFAEEFTVDKALFLSGYRVRLGSSTDKKDTGRLHVDFAQARDDLYEWECRQRMLAREERHRRKMEEDRLRPPSPPPIVHYSEHECGQLGDKIKDDGKFPEAVRVLLTWLERGEVNRRNANNFYSMIQSSNSHIRRLMSEKSQHEKDMEEAKEKFKTALAGILAQFEQIVSVFQAASKQKAWDHFSKAQRKNLDMWRKQAEEIRNMHNEQLMGIRREEEMEMSDDDMEDVPDTKDSEDSGVSQAEALREENDSLRCQLDAYRNEMELLRQEQGKNQPMRSEEDNTHSQQLSFLQQALQGMQKQLLKMREELKQREAELEKSLDDKLQLKNQVQTLKEGLHNLQSSRLVQLEMSKQDDSGSEESPNQSSEAKGSTGMSCSQEKEGPTEKSPQSPVHSEREALLVGIISTFLHVHPFGASIEYICSYLQRLDTKINPSEVEALLSRLPCTFRQELTGVGASLEKRWNFCGFQGIKST from the exons ATTTTGACCCCAGCCTCGGCATGATGGCTGGAATCACCCCCATCAACCCCATGATGCCCGGCCTCGGCATGGTGCCGGCGCCGCTCTCCCAGGATTTACCCGTTGTCAAAGAGATCATCCACTGCAAGAGCTGCACCCTGTTCCCCCCGAACCCCA ATCTTCCGCCTCCGGCTACGAGGGATCGCCCCCCGGGGTGCAAGACGGTGTTTGTGGGCGGTCTGCCGGAGAACGCCACCGAGCAGCTCATCATGGAGGTGTTTGGGCAGTGTGGCGACATCACCGCCATACGCAAGAGCAAGAAGAACTTCTGCCACATCCGCTTCGCTGAGGAGTTCACGGTGGACAAGGCTCTTTTCCTGTCAG gGTACCGCGTCCGTCTGGGCTCCAGCACAGACAAGAAGGACACGGGCCGCCTGCACGTGGACTTCGCCCAGGCCCGGGACGACCTGTACGAGTGGGAGTGTCGCCAGCGCATGCTGGCCCGGGAGGAGCGGCACCGGCGCAAGATGGAGGAGGACCGTCTGCGGCCGCCGTCGCCGCCCCCCATCGTCCACTACTCGGAGCACGAGTGCGGCCAGCTGGGCGACAAGATCAAAG ACGATGGCAAGTTCCCGGAGGCGGTGCGCGTGCTTTTAACCTGGCTCGAGCGAGGTGAGGTCAACCGCAGGAACGCCAACAACTTCTACTCGATGATCCAGTCCTCAAACAGCCACATCCGCCGGCTGATGAGCGAGAAGAGTCAGCACGAGAAGGACATGGAGGAGGCCAAAGAGAAGTTCAAGACCGCTCTGGCTGGAATCCTCGCCCAAT TTGAACAGATTGTGTCTGTATTCCAAGCCGCTTCCAAACAAAAGGCATGGGACCATTTCTCCAAAGCTCAGCGCAAGAACCTGGACATGTGGCGCAAACAAGCAGAG gagATTAGGAACATGCACAACGAGCAGCTGATGGGCATCagacgagaggaggagatggagatgtCGGACGACGACATGGAGGACGTGCCCGACACCAAGGACTCGGAGGACTCGG GCGTCTCCCAAGCGGAGGCCTTGCGGGAGGAGAACGACTCCCTGCGCTGCCAGCTGGACGCCTACAGGAACGAGATGGAGCTGCTCAGGCAGGAGCAGGGCAAGAACCAGCCCatgaggagcgaggaggacAACACGCACTCccagcagctcagcttcctgcagcaggcCCTGCAGGGCATGCAGAAG CAACTCTTAAAAATGAGAGAAGAATTAAAACAGCGGGAGGCCGAGCTGGAGAAGAGTCTGGACgacaagctgcagctgaagaaccAAGTCCAGACCCTGAAAGAAGGTCTCCATAACCTGCAAAGCTCGCGCCTCGTGCAG CTGGAGATGTCAAAGCAAGATGACAGTGGCAGCGAGGAGAGCCCTAATCAAAGCAGC GAAGCCAAAGGATCGACGGGGATGTCGTGCAGTCAGGAGAAGGAAGGTCCTACAGAGAAGAGTCCACAGAGCCCGGTCCACTCTGAGAGGGAGGCTCTGCTAGTTG GGATCATCTCCACCTTCCTGCACGTGCACCCGTTCGGCGCCAGCATAGAGTACATCTGCTCCTACCTGCAGCGGCTGGACAccaag ATTAACCCCAGCGAGGTGGAGGCGCTGCTTTCACGGCTGCCGTGCACCTTCAGACAGGAGCTGACCGGCGTCGGCGCCAGTCTGGAGAAGCGCTGGAACTTCTGCGGCTTCCAGGGCATCAAGAGCACGTAG